One window from the genome of Nicotiana sylvestris chromosome 9, ASM39365v2, whole genome shotgun sequence encodes:
- the LOC138878515 gene encoding uncharacterized protein: MAGKGYATLKVRVGVTTNILNTTNEDSREDNENGTPNTTPRGDGSPPPQESVTASREKEASISTIGEAPPAVRRLLEEWLTSTLNNILDKPSQRDNRDIAHVDVTTIADERDVPRTGNTHTAVDAGNDTLVAVLKKMEEMENENKALCDQMKEHQERVEKILGAPKLLPKWDVSRFVEQPYNEEASPYAIPKTFKMPPYLKIYDGTTDPEDHIIHYVTIVKDNDLSKEQEPSVLLKKFGKNLIGVALDWYSKLPACSITTFEEMADKFVTTYAGAKKVEARVNDIFSVRQMHDEGLLSSVKQGKNEIAKCVRGNGGSSLPERTKQEQVESDQKIIK, from the coding sequence ATGGCAGGAAAAGGATATGCAACGCTAAAAGTAAGAGTAGGTGTCACAACCAACATCCTGAATACCACCAACGAAGACAGTAGGGAAGATAACGAAAACGGGACACCAAACACCACACCCAGGGGAGACGGTTCGCCTCCACCGCAGGAAAGCGTAACTGCTTCGCGCGAGAAGGAAGCCTCCATATCTACAATAGGAGAGGCACCACCGGCAGTTAGAAGACTACTAGAAGAATGGCTAACAAGTACTCTGAACAACATACTCGATAAACCTTCCCAAAGGGATAACAGAGATATTGCACATGTAGATGTCACCACGATCGCTGATGAGCGAGATGTCCCCCGTACAGGTAACACTCATACTGCTGTTGATGCAGGTAATGACACGCTCGTAGCCGTTTTAAAGAAAATGGaggagatggaaaatgagaataaGGCACTTTGTGACCAGATGAAGGAACACCAAGAGAGGGTTGAAAAAATACTAGGCGCTCCAAAGCTGTTGCCAAAATGGGATGTTAGTCGATTCGTCGAGCAACCATACAATGAAGAAGCGTCCCCATACGCcattccaaagaccttcaaaatgccaccataCCTGAAGATATATGACGGTACTACCGATCCAGAAGATCATATCATCCACTACGTCACGATCGTAAAAGATAACGATCTTTCGAAAGAACAGGAACCATCGGTGCTACTGAAAAAGTTCGGCAAAAACCTAATAGGGGTAGCCCTGGACTGGTACTCCAAACTACCGGCATGTTCGATAACAACGTTCGAAGAAATGGCAGACAAGTTTGTCACCACCTATGCAGGGGCCAAAAAGGTAGAAGCCAGAGTAAATGACATATTTTCCGTTAGGCAGATGCACGATGAGGGACTTCTTAGCTCGGTTAAACAGGGTAAGAATGAGATTGCCAAATGTGTCAGAGGGAATGGCGGTAGCAGCCTTCCGGAACGGACTAAACAGGAACAGGTCGAGAGCGACCAGAAAATTATTAAGtag